TATAACTGTAACCGCCCGCATCAGGGCTATAGACTAAACGGCTGCACCCCAGCAGAACGACTTATCGCGGCTCCAAAAGCTGCTTGATTGTAAACACGTTGACAAGACAATACAAGTTAGGATTGAAAGAGGCTCCTGTCAAGCAGATGCAGAGTAGCAATGGCTTCAGCCGAGGGGCAGACTTGTGGGAGCGGTGTGCTTTCCCCATATTGAATAGTAAGGTCTTATCCATCATTAATGGATGCAATATCACCTTATCTTGTCTCCCCGCTCTGCGGGGGGACTACAGGGTGGTAGATGTGCAACCCCATGTTGCCCCCCCTTTTATTCCTTCCCCCCCGCGAAGCAGGTGGGAGAAGACAAGAACTAACTGCACCAAGTAGTAACTGCAAATTCATGTTCAAACGCCTTCGTGGCCTCTTGACCGGCCGGCCGCCTTCGCCTTCACTTAGAAGCGTGCTATTCGTTTGCACTGCCAACGTTACGCGCAGTCCGGTAGCAGAGGCGATGTTCCGCAGGGCAGTCGAATCGAGCGGTGAAGAGTGGCAGATTGCATCGGCTGGTGTTCGGGCGATTCCGGGCGTTCCGGTCAATCCGGTGATTGGGTTCATAATGTTCCAACGCCAGATGCCGCTTACCAATCATAAGTCACGGCCTGTCACCACGTCGTTGATGGAACGCTACTACTGGATCATCACGGCTGAGCAGGCTCATCGTGATGCCTTGCTGAAGATGTATCCCGATCTCAAGGATCGAGTTCAGACTTTACTGGGGTTCGGGCGGAAACCGGACGAGATTGAACAGCATGACCTACCCGATCCAACTGGCAAGGAGCCGAATGATTACCGGGAACTTATGGACTTACTCGAGACCGAGATTCCTCGACTTCATCGTGTATTGCAGGTCCGGGTTGCAGACCTGGATTGGTCTCCAGAATAACATGATAGTTTCGACAAGCCTATGATTGCGGTCACGTTGCCCTACCCTGCCGCTGATCGGGACCGGAAATTACTGTTGACGGCAACATATCTTCGTGCAATGGCGGTCGGCCTGGCGGGGGTCCTTCTCGGCATCTATCTGGCACAAGCCGATCTGGAACCGGGCGAAATCGGAATTGTCGTCGGTGCCGGGCTGGCAGGAGGCGCGGTCGCCTCGTTAGGTGTGACGCTTGGGGCGAATCGTCTCCGGCGGCGAACTACACTCATAGGGCTTGCTTTCTTATCGGCTTGCGGAGGGATAGGACTACTCCTCACCGATTCACCGTTGGCATTGGCACTGGTAGCCTTTGCCGGGATGCTCAACGGGATGGGACGGGATCGCGGCGCATCGCTCATCATCGAACAGGCGATTCTCCCGGCGACCGTCGAACCGAAGTGGCTGACGCGCACCTTTGCTCGCTATAACGTTCTTCAGGATGGCGGACAGGCACTGGGCGGGCTGTTGCTCACCGTGCCCGGTAGTCTCCTTCATATCAGCGATGCGAGCGGCAACCAAGTCCTTATCGTCTTCTATGCGCTGCTCTTTTTAGCCAGCGCCGTTGTGCAGTCGCTGCTATCGCCGGAGGTTGAAGCGGGTCCCTCCCGCCCGACTACTAGAACGGAACAAACTTGCAACATCTCACCCGATACCAAGCGCATTGTCCGGAAGATCTCGGCGCTGTTTCTGCTCGACAGCCTCGGAGGCGGGTTTCTGACAACTGCGCTGCTCGGCTACTTCTTCTTCGAGCGCTTTGGGGTCTCAGCTTCATCGGTCGGAATACTCTTTTTCGGTGCCCGGGTGTTGAACGCTCTGTCGCACTTTGGGGCGGCGTGGCTCTCGTCCCGGATTGGGCTGGTCAACACAATGGTCTTCACACACATCCCGTCGAGCCTGCTGTTAGTCGCCGTCGCATTCGTGCCGAACTTTACTCTTGCGGCGACTCTACTCCTGCTAAGAGAAGGTTTGGTCGAGATGGATGTTCCGACCCGTCAGGCTTATGTGATGGCGATGGTGGGATCGGGCGAGAGGCTCTACGCCGCGGGTGTTACGAGTATTGTCCGTATGGGGGGATGGGCGGTAGCACCGGGACTGGCCGGTTTCCTGATGCAGGGTTGGGCTCTGATGATGCCGTTGGTAGCCGGCGCCGCGTTAAAGATCACCTACGATCTGCTCCTCTATCGCAACTTCAAGCACTTGAAACCGGCAATGGAGAGGTGAATTGCATCATTTCGGAGGGATTTAATCGAAGCGAAGTTAATGGTATGAAACAGCACATTGCGCTGCCTGCCAACAGGCGGCTCATTTCCATAGTGTTCCTAATAGCGATTCTCTCTATGCCAGCGCTTGCAGCGCAGGGCTATCTCGCATTTGGGTTGCAAAAGTCGCTCTTTGCCGCCGGAATCGGCTGTGTCTATGTTCCCGAACCATCCTGGGGTATCGGGGCGGTAGCCGATGTCGGAGCCGACAAATTGGCGGTCCGGCCACTTTTCCGATTCGACTGGAAGCAGGACTGGAAGACCTATCTGTTTGGGGAATTAGCAGTTGGCGAGAGAAAAGCCGGAATCGGAGCCGGCGGCGGGATTGAGTGGGATATGCGGCAAGGCAATCCGTCCCGGACGCCAATCAGTTGGAACCTCGAACTCGGAATCGGCGCGGCGCCTGAAATCCACTTTGAACTCGGATTTGGGATACTGTGGCGAATCGAGTAGTCCAACTGTACCCCCGGCGCGATTCGAACGCGCGACCTCCGGATTAGGAATCCAGCGCTCTATCCTACTGAGCTACGAGGGCAAGTCGCGGCAGCATTATCGTCCATAGCCGCGCACAACAGTCAATGAGCAGGCCCGGGCCGATTGCTACCAGCCCGGGCCCAAATTCCGGCTGTGCCCCACCTTCGATCCGCTTTCAGGCCGTTCCGTCCAACGTGGCAACTGAGGCCCGGCACTCCCACGGCACCCGGCCGTCCATGCTTACCGCTGCTGCCTTCCGGCCCTGACGGGGTTCGGCGCGCGACCGCTGCGCGGGACCTGACCGTAAACGCCGCCGTCGCTGGACATTCCGATCGAAAGGCAAGATCTCTATAGGGTGGGTCTTCGACCCCGCTGGAGCGGGTTGCGGGTTACAGGGCACCGCTAACTCCCCGTCTAGCACAGCCAGG
The DNA window shown above is from Calditrichota bacterium and carries:
- a CDS encoding MFS transporter, which gives rise to MIAVTLPYPAADRDRKLLLTATYLRAMAVGLAGVLLGIYLAQADLEPGEIGIVVGAGLAGGAVASLGVTLGANRLRRRTTLIGLAFLSACGGIGLLLTDSPLALALVAFAGMLNGMGRDRGASLIIEQAILPATVEPKWLTRTFARYNVLQDGGQALGGLLLTVPGSLLHISDASGNQVLIVFYALLFLASAVVQSLLSPEVEAGPSRPTTRTEQTCNISPDTKRIVRKISALFLLDSLGGGFLTTALLGYFFFERFGVSASSVGILFFGARVLNALSHFGAAWLSSRIGLVNTMVFTHIPSSLLLVAVAFVPNFTLAATLLLLREGLVEMDVPTRQAYVMAMVGSGERLYAAGVTSIVRMGGWAVAPGLAGFLMQGWALMMPLVAGAALKITYDLLLYRNFKHLKPAMER